A window of Pseudomonas denitrificans (nom. rej.) genomic DNA:
TTGCCGGCGGAGACCACGTAGTGGCCTTCGTCATCGCGGGCAATCGCCACGGTGGCGGAGGCCTCCTGCTCGTTGTAGCCGCGCTGGGTGGCGTAGTGACGGATGTTCTGGGTCATCTCGATGTAGACGGCGAACACGTCCATCGCTTCGCTGGGGTGCGCCTGTTCGGCCTGCAGGTAGTTGCGCAGCGCGTGGCCGATTTCCTCGATCAGGCTGCGCGAGATGGGGCCGTTGAAGCAGAGCAATATGCGTTGCCGGGTAAAGCTCTCGCGCATGGCCAACAGATCTAGCGATTCCATGGATTAACCCCTAGTCGAAGCGGAAAGAGAGAATGGTGATGTCGTCGCGCTGCGGCTGCTCACCCTGGTACTGGGCGAGGGTAGCGGCGAACACATCGGCCTGCTCGGCCAACGGTCGGCGCGCGTGGTTGCGCAGCAGGTCGGCGAAGCGGCTGTTGCCGAAGCCGAAGCCGTGCTCGCCGCCGGCCTGGTCGAGGAAGCCGTCGGTGCACAGGTAGTAGGTCCAGCCGGTTTCCATCGGGATTTCCACGTCCTGATAGTCGCCCTGGCGCTTGTCGCCGATGGCGCGGCGCGCGCCCTTGTATTCGCGCACATCATTGCCGTCGCTGGCGAACAGGGAAATCTTCGCCCCGGAGAAGTGCAGCAGCTTGCGCTGGTGATCGACGCGCACCAGGCCGGCATCCATGTTGGTGGCCAGCGAGTGGGTGAATTCTTCCTGGCCGAGCATGCCGCGCATCACGTGGTCGGTCTCGCGCAGGATCGCCGCCGGGTCGTGGCTCTTCACGCTGTCGATGGCGTGGTCGATGGCGGCCAGGGCGAGCATGGTCATCAGCGCGCCGGGCACGCCGTGGCCGGCGCAGTCGACCACGCCGATCAGGCTGTCGATGGGGCCTTCGCGGTAGATGTAGAAGTCGCCGCCGACCACGTCGCGGGGTTTCCACAGGACGAAATGGTGCTCGCCCAGGGAGGCCTGCAGCTGACGATCGGGGAGGATGGCGCGCTGGATCAGGCTGGCGTAGTCGATGGAGTCGCCGATCTTCTTCTGCGCGGCGGCCATCTCGCGGTTGGCCGCTTCGAGGGCCTGGGTGCGCTGCTGGACCTTGTCTTCCAGCTCCTCGGTGTGCCGGCGGACCTGGTCGGCCATGCTGGCGAAGGCGCTGGACAGCTCGCCGATCTCGTCCGGACGGGTGCGCGGCAGCGGGCTGTCGTACTGCCCGGCGGCGATCGCCTTGGCCGACTGCTTGAGGCCGCGCAGCGGGCGCAGCACCAGCAGGTCGACGGTGTAGGCGAAGCCGATCAGCAGGATCGCCAGCAGCCCGGCGAGGGTGCCCACCAGCGGCCAGATCCAGCGGCTGTCGAGCACTTGCGCGGCGTGCAGGTCGATGGCGCTGAGCACGTGCCAGCGCAACTGCGGGATGTAGGCAGTGGCGATCAGCTGTTCCTTGCCGTCGATGGTGCCCCACATGGTTTCCACTTCGCCGGGGTTGGTCTCGGCCTGGCGCAGGGTCTGGCGCAGCGCGGTGCGTTGCTGGTCGTTGGCCAGCAGGTCGTAGACGTGGTGCTTGGCCTGGCCGCTGGAGCCGGAGGAAAAGGCGATCAGGCGGGTGTCCGGGTGCGCCTGGATGGCGCCCTCGGGGTCGACGATCATCGGTGTCACCCCGGCCTCGCGGCGCGAGATGAACTGGTCGAGGAACTCGGTGAGGTCGAGGCCGCCGCCGGCCAGGCCGACTTTCTCGTTGCCGGCGCGCACCACCATGTTGAACCAGACCTTGGTGACCTTCAGCTTGGCGTCGTAGTTGACGTTGATGTTGTAGGTCTCATCGCGGGCCAGGGTATCGAAGTACCAGCGGTCCTGCGGATCGGTGTCGCTGAGGGTGTAGCGCGGGGAATTGGAGAGCGGCGAGCTGGAGTCGTTGAAGTAGTAGTGGCGCGAGGAGTCCACCACCACGAAGTAGGAGTAGTTGTGCTGGTCCGCGCGGAAGCCTTCGGCTTCGCGGAAGAACAGTGCCCGGCGCGCCGGGTCGTTCTCGGACAGCAGCCAGTCCTGCGTCACCACGGACTCGGCCAGGCGCCGCGAGAGCGCCAGCTCGCGGATCACCGGCGCGATGATCTTCTGCTGATTGAGCAGCGTGAAGTTTCTCGCGAAGGCGAGGCCGAAATGCGTGCGGATGTCCTCCATGGCTTTCCAGCCCAGCATGACTGCCGGTACCAGTGCCAGGAGACAGGCGATGAGCAATGCCACCACCGATTTGCCGCGCAACCCCCATCTTGCCGCCATGGCTATCTTGTTTCCCCGTGTCGCCCGCCGTGTGCCGGTCTTTTGGCGAAAGCTCAATTGTGCATTTTGTATACGGGCACAATCAAACCAAATTGATATCGAATCGCCATATTATTGGCGCCGGTCAATTGGCCTGAGTCTAGACCCTGTGTGAAAAGCCGCTCGGCGGTGCGGGATGATTCCCGCAGAACTAGACGCGGTTCCCACTTCCGCTCTGGCGCGCCTGCTGTAGGAGCGAGCCTGCTATGCGCTCCAGCGGCAGGATTTCCTTCGCCGCGCCCAGCTCCACCGCCTCGCGGGGCATGCCGTAGACCACGCAGGTGGCTTCGTCCTGGGCGACGGTGTGGCCGCCGGCCTGGCGGATTGCCTGCAAGCCCCGGGCCCCATCCTTGCCCATGCCGGTGAGCAGGGCGGCGATGAGGTTGCGCCCGGCGCAGCGGGCGAGGGAGTTGAACATCACGTCCACTGCCGGCCTGTGGCCATTCACCGCAGCCTCGCGGTGCAGGCGCACGACGTAGTTGGCGCCGCTGCGCTGCACTTCCATGTGGAAGTCGCCGGGGCGAGCAGCACATGGCCGGGGAGGATGCGGTCGCCGTCGCGGGCTTCACGCACTGACAGGCGCGTCTGACGGTCCAATCTGTCAGCGTAGGACTTGGTGAAGCCCGGTGGCATGTGCAGCGTGACTACGGTGCCGGGGCAGTCCGGCGGCAGGCCCAGCAGGACTTCCTTGATCGCCTCGGTGCCGCCGGTGGAGGCGCCGATGGCGAAGATCTTCTCGGTGCTCAGCAGTGGCGCGCTGCTCGTTGCCGGTGCGTCG
This region includes:
- the siaB gene encoding biofilm regulation protein kinase SiaB: MESLDLLAMRESFTRQRILLCFNGPISRSLIEEIGHALRNYLQAEQAHPSEAMDVFAVYIEMTQNIRHYATQRGYNEQEASATVAIARDDEGHYVVSAGNLVELADGQGLVRSIEAIAGLDKVQLKAAYKEQLRRPRDAEASTGAGLGLLDIARKSSAPLKTSLTEQPDGRAFFSLRAVI
- the siaA gene encoding biofilm regulation protein phosphatase SiaA (SiaB is a threonine kinase acting on SiaC; SiaA is the matching phosphatase.), giving the protein MAARWGLRGKSVVALLIACLLALVPAVMLGWKAMEDIRTHFGLAFARNFTLLNQQKIIAPVIRELALSRRLAESVVTQDWLLSENDPARRALFFREAEGFRADQHNYSYFVVVDSSRHYYFNDSSSPLSNSPRYTLSDTDPQDRWYFDTLARDETYNINVNYDAKLKVTKVWFNMVVRAGNEKVGLAGGGLDLTEFLDQFISRREAGVTPMIVDPEGAIQAHPDTRLIAFSSGSSGQAKHHVYDLLANDQQRTALRQTLRQAETNPGEVETMWGTIDGKEQLIATAYIPQLRWHVLSAIDLHAAQVLDSRWIWPLVGTLAGLLAILLIGFAYTVDLLVLRPLRGLKQSAKAIAAGQYDSPLPRTRPDEIGELSSAFASMADQVRRHTEELEDKVQQRTQALEAANREMAAAQKKIGDSIDYASLIQRAILPDRQLQASLGEHHFVLWKPRDVVGGDFYIYREGPIDSLIGVVDCAGHGVPGALMTMLALAAIDHAIDSVKSHDPAAILRETDHVMRGMLGQEEFTHSLATNMDAGLVRVDHQRKLLHFSGAKISLFASDGNDVREYKGARRAIGDKRQGDYQDVEIPMETGWTYYLCTDGFLDQAGGEHGFGFGNSRFADLLRNHARRPLAEQADVFAATLAQYQGEQPQRDDITILSFRFD